A stretch of the Musa acuminata AAA Group cultivar baxijiao chromosome BXJ2-7, Cavendish_Baxijiao_AAA, whole genome shotgun sequence genome encodes the following:
- the LOC135616838 gene encoding O-fucosyltransferase 36-like: protein MARIPSSSASDDELEEEDEEEEHRNLVPQNETKRPHPNSALEIGHLPARIGGRGFFSRKCCLLFLLLPAFLSLLIVVVLLFFYRGGSIGGANFPLDRMRESELRALFLLRDQQLSLLKLWNRTRSVALDVSAPPSSAPNSTSVRTDLAKAAAFDEFRSALFEQIKLNKKIQNALLSSHNVGNSSSSGTSDDNVFFGMSGPGVDVCRKVDRPASRTIEWEPKKDRYLFAICLSGQMSNHLICLEKHMFFAALLDRALVLPNPRFDYQYDQVLDIDHINECFGRKVVIKFDEFSETLKNKMKIDRFICYMASPPCYLDEEHIKKLKDLGLSFGKIEAAWPEDAKLKMQKKRFVGDIMPKFTSNDEVIAIGDVFYADVEEEWMKQPGGPLAHRCKTLIQPSRFIYLTAQRFVQTFLGSNFIALHFRRHGFLKFCNLKPESCFFPIPQAAECILRIVEKADVPVIYLSTDAAESETNLLQSLVVFNGKQVPLFKRPDHDSAEKWDALLYRNKLGGDNQVEAMLDKTICAMSTVFIGASGSTFTEDILRLRRDWGSASRCDEYLCQGEQPNYIAEND from the exons ATGGCGAGAATTCCCTCTTCCTCCGCCTCCGACGACGAGTtagaggaggaagacgaagaggaGGAGCACCGCAATCTGGTCCCTCAGAACGAGACCAAGCGCCCCCACCCCAATTCTGCCCTCGAGATCGGTCACCTCCCCGCTCGGATCGGCGGTCGCGGCTTCTTCTCCCGCAAatgctgcctcctcttcctcctccttcctgccTTCCTCTCTTTGCTtatcgtcgtcgtcctcctcttcttctaccgCGGTGGCTCTATTGGCGGTGCTAACTTCCCGCTTGATCGGATGCGGGAGTCCGAGCTCCGTGCTCTCTTTCTTCTCAGGGACCAGCAATTAAGCCTTCTCAAGCTCTGGAATCGAACGCGTTCTGTCGCTTTGGACGTCTCTGCTCCTCCTTCCTCAGCCCCGAATTCCACTTCGGTAAGAACAGATCTGGCAAAGGCTGCAGCATTCGATGAGTTCAGATCGGCACTGTTCGAGCAGATCAAGTTGAACAAGAAGATCCAGAACGCTCTCCTGTCTTCTCACAATGTTGGGAACTCTTCGTCGTCGGGCACTTCGGATGACAATGTATTCTTTGGCATGTCTGGTCCTGGAGTTGATGTGTGCAGGAAGGTGGATCGACCAGCAAGTAGGACGATAGAGTGGGAACCGAAGAAAGACCGGTATTTGTTCGCGATCTGCTTATCGGGCCAGATGTCTAACCATCTGATCTGCCTGGAGAAGCACATGTTCTTCGCGGCACTTCTGGACCGTGCGCTGGTCCTTCCAAACCCCAGATTCGACTACCAGTATGATCAGGTCTTGGATATCGATCACATCAATGAATGCTTTGGTAGGAAGGTAGTCATTAAATTCGATGAGTTTTCTGAAACACTCAAGAACAAGATGAAGATCGATAGGTTCATATGCTACATGGCTTCGCCACCTTGTTATTTGGATGAGGAGCACATTAAGAAATTGAAGGACTTGGGGCTTTCCTTCGGTAAAATTGAAGCTGCTTGGCCTGAGGATGCCAAattgaagatgcaaaagaagaggttTGTTGGGGATATCATGCCTAAATTCACATCTAACGATGAGGTTATCGCAATTGGGGATGTGTTCTATGCGGATGTTGAGGAAGAGTGGATGAAACAGCCAGGTGGTCCACTTGCTCATAGATGCAAGACGTTGATCCAACCAAGTCGATTCATTTATCTCACAGCGCAGCGGTTTGTGCAGACCTTCTTGGGCAGCAACTTCATAGCTCTGCATTTCCGTCGACATGGATTCTTGAAGTTCTG CAATCTGAAACCAGAGAGTTGCTTTTTCCCTATTCCGCAGGCAGCAGAATGTATACTTCGGATTGTTGAAAAAGCTGATGTGCCAGTCATATACCTGTCAACAGATGCAGCTGAGAGTGAAACAAACCTTCTCCAGTCTTTAGTTGTCTTTAATGGCAAGCAGGTTCCTCTCTTCAAGAGGCCTGATCATGATAGTGCTGAAAAATGGGATGCTTTGTTATACAGAAATAAGTTAGGTGGCGATAATCAG GTTGAGGCGATGCTGGATAAAACAATCTGTGCCATGTCAACTGTTTTCATAGGAGCATCAGGTTCTACGTTCACAGAGGATATTTTAAGGCTCAGAAGAGACTGGGGATCTGCTTCGCGGTGCGATGAGTACCTTTGCCAGGGTGAGCAACCGAATTATATAGCTGAAAATGATTGA
- the LOC103990368 gene encoding protein neprosin-like: MATRLTFSLLMATLAFLWLSCGMAAARKRLEVQRHLKRLNKPPVKTITSPDGDIIDCVHVSHQPAFDHPFLKNHTVQMRPAFYPERTAKKVESLKNSPSIAQLWHRNGRCPENTVPVRRTKRDDLLRASSVKRYGRKKHKSIPMPLTVDSDLPNESGHQHAIAYVEGDRYYGAKATINVWKPKIQQTNEFSLSQLWILGGSFGEDLNSIEAGWQVSPDLYGDNNTRLFTYWTSDAYQATGCYNLLCAGFIQISNEIAMGASIFPLSDYGGSQYDISILVWKDPQEGHWWIQFGNDYVLGYWPSFLFSYLTESASMIQWGGEVVNSELEGEHTSTGMGSGHFPEEGFGKASYFRNIQIVDGSNNLRAPKEVGTFTEQSSCYDVQNGNNDDWGHYIYYGGPGRNTGCP, translated from the exons ATGGCAACGCGCTTGACGTTTAGCCTTCTCATGGCGACGCTGGCGTTTCTCTGGTTATCGTGCGGGATGGCTGCAGCGAGGAAGCGGTTGGAGGTGCAGCGGCACCTCAAGCGTCTCAACAAGCCTCCCGTCAAGACCATcacg AGCCCTGATGGGGATATCATAGACTGCGTGCATGTCTCTCACCAGCCAGCCTTTGATCACCCTTTCCTGAAAAACCATACCGTGCAG ATGAGGCCTGCCTTCTACCCAGAACGCACTGCGAAAAAGGTGGAATCACTCAAGAACAGCCCCTCCATAGCTCAACTGTGGCATCGTAACGGGAGGTGCCCCGAGAACACCGTCCCCGTTAGGAGGACGAAGAGGGACGATCTGCTGAGAGCAAGCTCCGTGAAAAGATACGGGAGGAAGAAGCATAAGAGCATCCCGATGCCATTGACTGTTGACTCTGACCTTCCGAACGAGAGTGGCCATCAG CACGCAATCGCTTATGTAGAGGGGGACAGGTATTATGGAGCTAAAGCCACCATAAATGTGTGGAAGCCAAAGATCCAGCAGACCAACGAGTTCAGTCTGTCCCAGCTGTGGATTCTAGGCGGCTCTTTTGGCGAAGATCTCAACAGCATTGAAGCTGGTTGGCAG GTCAGTCCCGATCTCTATGGAGACAACAACACAAGGCTGTTTACTTATTGGACT AGCGATGCTTATCAAGCAACAGGGTGCTACAACCTGCTCTGCGCAGGATTCATTCAGATCAGCAACGAAATCGCAATGGGCGCCAGCATCTTCCCCCTCTCCGACTACGGCGGTTCGCAGTACGATATCAGTATACTTGTTTGGAAG GATCCACAGGAGGGACACTGGTGGATTCAGTTTGGCAACGACTACGTCTTGGGCTACTGGCCTTCGTTTCTGTTCTCCTACCTGACAGAGAGTGCGTCGATGATTCAGTGGGGAGGTGAGGTGGTGAACTCAGAGCTAGAGGGAGAGCACACCTCGACTGGGATGGGCAGTGGCCATTTCCCAGAGGAAGGCTTTGGCAAGGCAAGCTACTTCAGGAACATTCAGATAGTGGATGGATCCAACAATCTGAGGGCACCCAAGGAGGTGGGCACGTTCACTGAGCAATCCAGCTGCTATGATGTGCAGAATGGCAATAATGATGACTGGGGACATTACATTTATTATGGGGGTCCAGGTAGAAACACTGGTTGTCCATAG
- the LOC135616288 gene encoding probable leucine-rich repeat receptor-like protein kinase At1g68400 — MNRITCFGLAMPSHNMYFILVFFFFLIVTTAHEHALRGRDAHLLLYFKASADPCNAVLRSWEGHDPCSGSWIGVTCYRSRVVGLRLDHASLTGSVTPLFGLTRLRVLSLRRNNLTGSLPHLTTLNNPRLRRLSLSHNKLRGTLNVSLPSLVSLRIEHNQFSGGVEGLRLPNVSDFNVSSNQLSGQVTDLLSKFPASAFEGNQGLCGSPLPGCGEVSRLSDDTTAVSPSPASLQSATDSSSSRSSTKVGFTALLAIGISDLLVIAIGLVVIVGMYLWLRKKLITSLNGAAASIRELEPDQLQREEKEKDRSLICFEGGEDLRLDCLLKSSAEVLGKGLSGSTYRAVLEDGIIVAVKRLSAVQFPSHCKAFDRQMHLMGRVRHPRVVSLRAYCNAHEEKLLVYDFMPNGSLLSLLQSNSEGSGRTLDWMSRKQILMGAAEGIAFIHAFPARSPLVHANIKPSNILIDEQGNACIAEWGIMRFASNFHQAMPHYPSGCLSDGAMFAAGTTTRLGYRAPELVNGKEQPTQESDVYSFGMVLLEMVTDKEIDDAESEGEVMGMVKIGMMCTAECPEERPKANQVVRMLSDFL, encoded by the exons ATGAACCGTATCACATGCTTCGGCTTAGCAATGCCGTCCCACAACATGTACTTcatcctcgtcttcttcttcttcctaattGTAACTACTGCGCATGAACATGCACTCAGGGGACGTGATGCTCATCTCCTTCTCTATTTCAAGGCGTCCGCGGACCCCTGCAACGCCGTCTTGCGTAGCTGGGAGGGTCACGATCCATGCTCCGGCTCGTGGATTGGTGTGACGTGCTACCGAAGCAGGGTCGTCGGCCTCCGCCTCGACCACGCATCCCTTACGGGGAGCGTGACGCCTCTGTTCGGCCTCACGCGCCTTCGCGTCCTCAGCCTCAGAAGGAACAATCTCACCGGCTCGCTGCCTCATCTGACCACCCTGAACAATCCGAGACTACGGCGTCTCTCCCTCTCCCACAATAAGCTACGTGGGACTCTGAACGTGTCGCTGCCTTCATTAGTTTCCCTGAGGATCGAACACAACCAATTCTCCGGTGGGGTTGAGGGGTTGCGGCTGCCAAATGTTAGTGACTTCAACGTATCCAGCAACCAGCTGTCTGGGCAGGTCACTGATCTCCTGTCGAAGTTCCCAGCTTCGGCTTTCGAAGGGAACCAAGGCCTTTGCGGCTCACCTCTTCCTGGCTGCGGTGAGGTTTCTCGCCTTTCAGATGACACCACCGCCGTCAGCCCTTCTCCAGCTTCTTTACAGTCCGCCACTGACTCCTCAAGCTCTAGATCTTCCACAAAAGTTGGTTTCACTGCCCTCTTAGCCATTGGTATAAGCGACCTGCTGGTGATTGCGATCGGCTTGGTCGTCATCGTCGGAATGTACCTTTGGTTGAGGAAGAAGCTCATAACGTCTCTGAACGGCGCCGCTGCAAGCATTCGGGAGCTCGAGCCTGATCAACTGCAACgtgaagagaaggaaaaggacaGAAGCCTGATTTGCTTTGAAGGAGGAGAAGATCTCAGGTTGGACTGCCTCTTGAAGTCTTCTGCTGAGGTACTGGGCAAAGGACTTTCCGGGAGCACCTACAGGGCAGTGCTCGAGGACGGCATAATCGTCGCCGTCAAGCGGCTCAGCGCCGTGCAGTTCCCGTCCCATTGCAAGGCCTTCGACCGGCAGATGCATCTCATGGGGAGAGTGAGACATCCCCGTGTCGTGAGCCTGAGAGCATACTGTAACGCCCACGAGGAGAAGCTTCTCGTCTACGACTTCATGCCCAACGGAAGCCTTCTCTCCCTCTTGCAGAGCAATA GTGAAGGAAGCGGAAGAACATTGGACTGGATGAGCAGGAAGCAGATACTAATGGGAGCGGCGGAAGGCATCGCCTTCATCCATGCCTTCCCAGCGCGATCCCCTCTGGTTCACGCCAACATCAAGCCATCAAATATTCTCATCGACGAGCAGGGCAACGCATGCATAGCTGAATGGGGCATAATGCGATTCGCGTCCAACTTCCACCAAGCTATGCCGCACTATCCCTCAGGTTGTCTCTCTGACGGGGCAATGTTCGCGGCGGGGACGACGACCAGACTTGGGTACAGGGCGCCTGAGCTAGTCAACGGCAAGGAGCAACCTACCCAGGAATCGGATGTCTATAGCTTTGGGATGGTGCTATTGGAAATGGTCACAGACAAAGAGATCGATGACGCTGAAAGCGAAGGGGAGGTGATGGGAATGGTAAAGATCGGAATGATGTGCACTGCAGAGTGCCCGGAGGAGCGGCCCAAAGCGAATCAAGTTGTGAGGATGCTGAGTGACTTCCTGTAA